CCGCACCTCGGTGCCCTGCCCCCGCCCCGTGCGGATCCGGGCACTGCCCCCGTGCCGGCGCATCCGCATCACGATCGACTCCCGCACCCCGTGCCGGTCGGCCGGCACGGCCTCGAGGTCGAAGCCCTCGCCGCGGTCCCGCACGTACACCTCGATCTCGGCCGGCGCGACCTCGAGGTACAGGCTCACCGGCGCGGCCCCGTGCCGGACCGCGTTCGTCAGCGCCTCCCGGGTCGCGGCCACGAGCGCGGCGGCGCCGGCACCGGGCACGTCGTCGCCCACGGTGATCGCGTCGATCTGCCGGCCGTAGCGTTCCTCCACCTCCGCGGCCACCGCCTCGACCTGGCGCGCGATCGAGCCCTCCGGCGAGGCCGGATCCGTGTACAGCCAGTCGCGCAGCTGCCGCTCCTGCGAGCGCGCCAGCCGCCGCACGGCCTCCGGGTCCTCGGCCCGGGAGCGGATGAGCGCGAGGGTCTGCAGCACCGAATCGTGCAGGTGCGCGGCGATGTCGGCCCGTTCCGACTCCCGTGCGCGTGCCGCCCGCTCGCTGCCCAGGTCCTGCCACATCCTCAGCCCGACCGGTGCGAGCACCACCGCGACCGCGGCCACAAGGAGCAGCCCGACCCCGGCGGCCCAGACGATGAGGTCGAGGGTGCGACCGCGCCCGGCGAACAGCACGACCCCGACGGCCGCGAGCCCACACCCGGCCACCACGCGGGCGAGCACGACGGACCGGGGGCGAGCTGCGTCGTCCCCACGCCCCAACTCGCTCCACGCGAGCGCGGCGCCGAGACACACGAGCACGAACGCGATGATCCACGAGGCGCCGCCGGCGATGTTGCCGCGCAGCGCCAGCAGCAGGACCGCGACCGCGAGCAGCGCCCCCGCCAGCACGAGTTCGCGATTCGACACCCGGGTGCGCAACGAACGCAGCCGCGGGGCGAGGCGGCTCGGCCCGGGGGTGTCGCCGCCGGGCACGACCGCCCACAGCCACGCGTACATCAACGCCCCCGCGCCGAGTGCGACCGTGGCGCCGACGAACGCCCACCGCACCGATCGGACCGGCAGCCCGAGGTGATCGGCGAGGCCGGCGCACACCCCGGCGAGCCGCCGGCCCGCGTGGGGACGGCGCAGCTCGGGTCGGGGCGTGGGCGTCACCGGGCCATCGTGTCACGCACGGGCCCGGCCGGACCGGGGCGCGGGCCCGATCAGGGACGAACCAGGGGTCGACCAGGGGTCCGGCGCGGCGGAAATCAGGGGAGTCCCCCATAGCGGCACGGGCCCGCGTCCGGATTGACTGTGGGGCATGCACAGCACACAGGAGCAGACCTCACCGTCGCAGGCGCCGGGGGCATCGTTCTTCTCGTCGATCCGCCGGTCCGGGATCGTTCGCACTCAGAACCGGTGGGGCGGCGGCGTGGCCGGCGGGCTCGCCCGGCGGTTCAACATCGATCCCGCGATCATGCGCGGGGTCTTCGTGATCGTGACGCTCTTCAGCGGCGTGGGCCTGCTCGTGTACGGGCTGTGCTGGGCGCTGCTGCCGGAGGAGACCGACGGGCGGATCCACCTGGAGGAGGCGATGTCCGGGCGCTTCGACGCCGCCCTTGCCGCGGCGGGTGCGGCCCTCGTGATCGGGCTCGCCCGGCCGGGGCTGTGGTTCGCCCCGTTCGGGGGCAGCGGCGCGTGGGGGATCTTCATCGCGATCATCGCCGTAGGCGCGGTCGTCGCCCTCGTCGCGGTGGCCCGGTCGCGCTCGTCGGACGGGGACGGGGCGGGCGCTTCCGGGCCGGGCGCTTCCGGGCCGACGGGAGCGACGGGCGGGCCACCGGGGCAGGAGGGTGCCGGGGCACCAGCGGCCACGGCGGAACCCACCGCGCACACCGGGGCGGTGGCGATCTCCGAGACCAGGGCGTTGCCGGTGGCGTCCGCGGCGGCAGGCCGCTCGGAGCCGGAGATGGACACGTCTCGGCGGGTGACCGAGGACCCCGCGCCCATGGCGCCGACCGAACGGTTCGAGGCTGCCCGGGCGGGGGCGGCACCCACGGAGCAGCTCGCGCCGGTGTCCTCGGATCCGGCAGCCACCGAGAAGTTGGGGGCGGGACCGGCGGCGGCCGGTCCCGCCGGTGCGACCGATGCCGCACCGCCGTTGTGGAGCGGGCAGCCCCGGCCGTATCCCCAGGCTCCCCCGCAGGCCGACCCGACCGCCCCGACCGGACAAACAGGGCCGACCGGGCCGAGCGGGCCAACCGGGCCGTGGGGGCAGTACCGGGCGCCGATGCCGTCGCGCCGCCGCACTTCGCGGCCGGGCTATCGACTCGTGCTGCTGGGCCTCGCGGGGGTGTTCCTCGTGCTCGCAGGCGTCCTGCTCGCATGGTTCAGCGGATACGTCTCGATGGCGATGCCGCCGCTGGTCATGGCCGGCGGCTCGCTCGTCGCCGTCGGCGTGGTCGTCACGATCGCCGGCCTGCTCGGGCGGAGGGGCGGCCTGCTCTCGCTCGTGTCGGTCGTCGGGCTCGTCGTCGCCGGAGGCCTCGTGATCGGCGGCTTCGACAACTACGGGTCGGGGGCCCTCACGTGGGACTCCAGCCGCACGATCGCCCACGCCCCCGCCACGTATCAGGTGACCGACCGGGCCGATCTCGAACGCTTCGAGGCCTGGTACTCGCAGAATTCCAGTGGACCGACCGTCCTCGACTTCACGACGGCAGCCTCATCGGTCGATGAGGCGGGCCTCGATCTCGGCAGCATCGCGCTCCCGCCGGGCGCATCGCTCGACCTGCGAATCCCGGCCGACGTGCCCTTCGACGTCCGGGTCACCGGCGAGAACGCGTGGGTGGATGCGTGGGACCTCTCCGGAGTGAGGGCTCACGCCACCCGCGCGGTGCAGAACTGGGGCCCGGAGCAATGGGTCCTCGGCGCCGGCGGCAGTCTCGATTTCACCTCGGCCCTCGTGGGCGAGCCACTCCGGCTGCACCTCGACGCGCCCGAGTCCGCGATCAGTATCCAGTTCGTACAGGAGCAGTCATGACCAGCAGCCCGAACGCGACCGTACCGACGAACGATGGTCCGAACGACGCAGCAGGGAGTCCGACGGCGGCGAAGCGGCGCACCCCGCGTGCCGGGATCCGCAGCACCACGGTGGTCTGGGGGCTGCTACTCATCGCCGGTGGCGTGCTCGTGGCGGCCCTCGGCCTCGGCTACCGGCTCGACGCGATCACGTTCACGGTGATCGTGAGCGCCGGACTCGGCGTCGCCCTGTTGCTGCTGGCGATCCTGCCGCGCCGGGCGCCCCGGGCGACCGTCACGGTGTACGAGCCGTGGCCCACCGAGGGCCCAGGTGTCATGCCGGCGGCCGGGTCGGGCGGATTCGTCGCCCCCGCCGCGACCGGCGGCGTATCGGGGATGGACGACGCACCCGACCCACTCGACTCTGCACCGGCGGCACCGGCGGCGGCACCGACGGAGCCGCCCACGACCGCGGCGCAGCCCGATCAGTCGACGATCGAATTCCCGCGCTCCGGCCACGAGCCGCCCCCCGACGACGCCACGGCGACTTCGGCCGGACACCCCACCGGCGACGACTGGTGGGATCCGAGCGCCAAGCGCGACTAGCCCTTGTCCTCGCGGCCTCCCCACCCGGGCCGGTTCCAGTGGCGCGACGTCGCCATCGGGTGATCGGCCTCCTGCTGCTTCCGGCTACTCGACGCGATCGCGAGACTTCTCGGGAATTTCTTCGACTTGTTTCCCCGGCAGTGTTCCTGGGTGCCCTTGGGCGGTTGGGGCCGGGGGAATGTCGGTGGTCGCTGAGACCATGATTGGTATGGAACTTCAGCAGCTGGTGGGCGAGGTGGGCGATGATGCCGGCCTGGTCGCTCGGCTGCGTCAGGGCCGCGATACCGTGGATCGGGTCAAGTTGGAGCAGCTCGCGTTGGCGGCGACGTGGGTGCAGTGGCATCCGTTCGTCATCGCCGATGACTATGACGGCGATGAGGACCTGGCCGGTGCGCCGCGGCTCGTGGCCGAACGCGCCCGTGCCCGCAACGCGATCTGGGAGCGGGAGGGCCACGTGGTCACCCCGGCCACGACCGGATCCGGCACCGGGGCCGGATCCGACTCCGGGGCCGGCGCGGGTGCCATGGGCTCTGATTCGATGGATGCCCCGGCGGCCGCCACCACGTCGTCCTCCTCCAGCGAGTCCGCCACCGGCGGTGACGCCACCGCCGCGTGTGCCGATCCCGCGCCCTCGGCCAGTGGCACGCTTGCAGGTGCTTCCTCCTCTCCCGCGGCCGGCGAGCCGGCCACCTCCAGCTCCGCGGCCTCCGGCTTCACCACCTCTGAATCCGCCACGACCGGATCCGGCTCCGGGGCCGGGGTCTCGGGGTTCGTGGCCTCGGGTGGTGAGCACGGGGCCGATCTGGGGGTCGATCCGGGCACGGGGGTGCGGGGGTTGTGGACGGTGGAGGAGTTCTCGATCTCGACGTTCGCGACCGCGGCCGGGATGGGTCTGGGCGCGGCCGAGCGGCTGCTGCTGGAGGCCGAGCAGTTGCGGGTGCGGCTACCGCGCCTGTTCGCCCGGACCATGGCCGGGCGGACGCGGGTGTGGCGGGCCCGGACCCTCGCCCGGGCGACCCTGTTCCTCTCGGAAGAGGCATGTGACTACGTCGATGCCCAACTCGACCTCGTGCCCTTGAACTTCGGGCAGGCCCAGCTCGATGGCCTGATCAAGCGGGCCCTGATCGAGCACATGCCCGAGGAGTACGAAGACCTCGAGGAACGCTTCGCCGCGCCACCGGCACGAGACGTCGTGTTCAAGCACGCACGCGACGGGACCGGGGACACGAGCGTGCAGGCCGTCCTGCCCGTCGTGGAGGGCCGCATCCTCGAAGACGTCATCGACCACCTCGCCGCCACCCTCACCGCCCAGGGCTGGAAGCTGACCGCGGGCGAGTTGCGCTCCTACGCCATGGGCGACCTCGCCCGGCTCCGCTACGACGGCCAACACCCCCTCACCCCACCCGAGACCCCCACCAGCGAGCCGAACAGTGGGCCGACCGGTGCCCAGCTGCCCGGCAGACCACCCGACGGGCCGAACGATGGGCCGGCAGGGCCGAGCCGGTGTGGGGATCCGAACTGCACCGGCAACCGCCACGACGACGACCCGGTGACCACCGCCAGCCCGGTGACCACGGGCGTCCCGGTGACCACGGGCGTCCCGGTGACCACGGGCGTCCCGGTGACCACGGGTGGGGCGGGTGTGCCGCGTGGCAAGATCTTGATGTACTTGCACGTCCAGGCCCGTGACCTGTTCCCCTTCGGCATCCCGAACACCGGCCCACCACCACCGCCGACACCCGGCGGCGCCGGAGGTGCCGGAGCTGCGGGAGCCGATCACGGCGATGACGCCGCCGGCAGGCCCGCCACGCGCGCATCCGGGCCCCCGACCGGGCCGACCGGGCCGCTGACCGAGCCCACCGAGCCGACTGGGTCGCCTGGGCCGCTGACTGGGTCGTCGTTGGGGATTGATCCCGGCCGGTTGCGGCGGACGCCGGTGCGTATCGAGGCCCGCGGCATCCCGGCCGGCACGTTCATCAGCGCCGCCGAACTCGCCCCGATGTTCTACCGGCCATCCGCGCTCACCCCGCACGGACGCCCCTGCACCGGTGACTGCCTCACCCGGCCCACCGGCCCGCCCGACGGCCCGCCCGCGGGCCCGATCCTCGACCGGCGCAGGCACCGATCTGACAGCAGCCGATCTGGCAGCAGCCGATCTGGCGGCATTGAGGGGACAGCCCTGCCCGGAACCGGCGGGACCGACAGCACAGGTGTGTCCACCGCTCCCGGATCCGTCGAGGTCGCCGCCGAGGCCGGCGAGACCGTCCGGCCCGGAACCGGCGAGACCGACACCACAGGTGTGTCCACCACTCCCGGATCCACCGTAGTCGCCGCCGGGGCCGGCGAGACCATCCTGCTCGGGGCGTCGGCCGGCAGCCCCGGCTCCGGTGCTGCCGGTGCTACGGGTGCTACGGGTGCTGTCGGTGCTACGGGTGCGGCCGGTAGCGGGTTGGCGTGTTTCGCGCCGGAGATCATCGTTCGTCCGGTCCTGGACCTGGACGAGCCACTCGCCACGGACTGCTACACCCCGTCCGAGCGGCTGCGTGAACAACTCGTCCTGGCCGAGGATCGATGCGCCTTCCCCTGGTGTACCCGCACCGCCCGCGCCTGCGACCTGGACCATATCCAGGCCTGGCACACCACCCGGCCCCGCACCGGCCCGAACGCCGGCGCCGAGGTCGCCACCGGCGGGGCGACCTGCCTGTGCAACCTCGCCCCGCTGTGTCGGGCGCATCACCGGCTCAAGACCCACGCCCGCGCCGCCGCCGCGTCCCACGGCCGGCACGCGGCCTGGACCTACGTCAAACTCGATACCGGCACCTACCTGTGGACCGGCCCCCACGGCCTCCGGCTCCTACGCACCCCGTGGGGCACCTACGACACCCAGAACACCGGCATCCAGAACACCGACATCCACGAACCAGACGAGCCGGGTCAGACGAGCAAGACGAGCGACCACCGTGACTCGAACGGTCCGAACGGCGTGGACGGCGTGGGCGGCCCGAACGACCCGACCGACCTGACCGGCTCGAACGGTCCGACCGGCGTGGGCGGCTCGACCGGCCCGACCGGCCCGACCGACTCAATCGGCACGACCGACGCAACCGGCGCGACCGGCGCAACCGGTGCGACCGGCGTGGGCGGCGCGAGCGAACGGTCCGCGAACGGGGCGATGTCCCCGCAGCGGGAACGGGCGAACCGGGCCCACTGGTCCGAGGCCACCCTCGAGAACCGGGACATCCTCGAGGCCTGCAACCACGACATCATCAAGAGAGCCGACCAGGCCCGCGCCGCCAGACGCCTAGCAGAAGAGGCCGCAGCCGACGCCTGCCGACTCGACGAACCACCCTTCTGACCACGCCGGT
The window above is part of the Pseudactinotalea sp. HY158 genome. Proteins encoded here:
- a CDS encoding HNH endonuclease signature motif containing protein, with protein sequence MELQQLVGEVGDDAGLVARLRQGRDTVDRVKLEQLALAATWVQWHPFVIADDYDGDEDLAGAPRLVAERARARNAIWEREGHVVTPATTGSGTGAGSDSGAGAGAMGSDSMDAPAAATTSSSSSESATGGDATAACADPAPSASGTLAGASSSPAAGEPATSSSAASGFTTSESATTGSGSGAGVSGFVASGGEHGADLGVDPGTGVRGLWTVEEFSISTFATAAGMGLGAAERLLLEAEQLRVRLPRLFARTMAGRTRVWRARTLARATLFLSEEACDYVDAQLDLVPLNFGQAQLDGLIKRALIEHMPEEYEDLEERFAAPPARDVVFKHARDGTGDTSVQAVLPVVEGRILEDVIDHLAATLTAQGWKLTAGELRSYAMGDLARLRYDGQHPLTPPETPTSEPNSGPTGAQLPGRPPDGPNDGPAGPSRCGDPNCTGNRHDDDPVTTASPVTTGVPVTTGVPVTTGVPVTTGGAGVPRGKILMYLHVQARDLFPFGIPNTGPPPPPTPGGAGGAGAAGADHGDDAAGRPATRASGPPTGPTGPLTEPTEPTGSPGPLTGSSLGIDPGRLRRTPVRIEARGIPAGTFISAAELAPMFYRPSALTPHGRPCTGDCLTRPTGPPDGPPAGPILDRRRHRSDSSRSGSSRSGGIEGTALPGTGGTDSTGVSTAPGSVEVAAEAGETVRPGTGETDTTGVSTTPGSTVVAAGAGETILLGASAGSPGSGAAGATGATGAVGATGAAGSGLACFAPEIIVRPVLDLDEPLATDCYTPSERLREQLVLAEDRCAFPWCTRTARACDLDHIQAWHTTRPRTGPNAGAEVATGGATCLCNLAPLCRAHHRLKTHARAAAASHGRHAAWTYVKLDTGTYLWTGPHGLRLLRTPWGTYDTQNTGIQNTDIHEPDEPGQTSKTSDHRDSNGPNGVDGVGGPNDPTDLTGSNGPTGVGGSTGPTGPTDSIGTTDATGATGATGATGVGGASERSANGAMSPQRERANRAHWSEATLENRDILEACNHDIIKRADQARAARRLAEEAAADACRLDEPPF
- a CDS encoding ATP-binding protein; the encoded protein is MTPTPRPELRRPHAGRRLAGVCAGLADHLGLPVRSVRWAFVGATVALGAGALMYAWLWAVVPGGDTPGPSRLAPRLRSLRTRVSNRELVLAGALLAVAVLLLALRGNIAGGASWIIAFVLVCLGAALAWSELGRGDDAARPRSVVLARVVAGCGLAAVGVVLFAGRGRTLDLIVWAAGVGLLLVAAVAVVLAPVGLRMWQDLGSERAARARESERADIAAHLHDSVLQTLALIRSRAEDPEAVRRLARSQERQLRDWLYTDPASPEGSIARQVEAVAAEVEERYGRQIDAITVGDDVPGAGAAALVAATREALTNAVRHGAAPVSLYLEVAPAEIEVYVRDRGEGFDLEAVPADRHGVRESIVMRMRRHGGSARIRTGRGQGTEVRLAMPRAGARDPAARVGQDEAAGPGGHEHRSARGDDREGVR
- a CDS encoding PspC domain-containing protein, translated to MHSTQEQTSPSQAPGASFFSSIRRSGIVRTQNRWGGGVAGGLARRFNIDPAIMRGVFVIVTLFSGVGLLVYGLCWALLPEETDGRIHLEEAMSGRFDAALAAAGAALVIGLARPGLWFAPFGGSGAWGIFIAIIAVGAVVALVAVARSRSSDGDGAGASGPGASGPTGATGGPPGQEGAGAPAATAEPTAHTGAVAISETRALPVASAAAGRSEPEMDTSRRVTEDPAPMAPTERFEAARAGAAPTEQLAPVSSDPAATEKLGAGPAAAGPAGATDAAPPLWSGQPRPYPQAPPQADPTAPTGQTGPTGPSGPTGPWGQYRAPMPSRRRTSRPGYRLVLLGLAGVFLVLAGVLLAWFSGYVSMAMPPLVMAGGSLVAVGVVVTIAGLLGRRGGLLSLVSVVGLVVAGGLVIGGFDNYGSGALTWDSSRTIAHAPATYQVTDRADLERFEAWYSQNSSGPTVLDFTTAASSVDEAGLDLGSIALPPGASLDLRIPADVPFDVRVTGENAWVDAWDLSGVRAHATRAVQNWGPEQWVLGAGGSLDFTSALVGEPLRLHLDAPESAISIQFVQEQS